In the genome of Triticum urartu cultivar G1812 chromosome 5, Tu2.1, whole genome shotgun sequence, one region contains:
- the LOC125555436 gene encoding EPIDERMAL PATTERNING FACTOR-like protein 1: protein MGRRRHVVVVLLLLLLLQLVPRILASTAATHGNAEAAITKEEGGSVGAMMQQTLGSRPPSCEGQCQWACGGRRCEAVQVPVAPRNLGRQLKNRKKEKRASPAAGRGGGALLPSSYDEHSNYKPLGWRCKCLHS, encoded by the exons ATGGGGCGCCGCCGCCAtgtcgtcgtcgtcctcctcctcctgctcctctTGCAGCTGGTTCCCCGGATCCtcgcctccaccgccgccacccACGGCAATGCAGAGGCCGCCATTACCAAG GAGGAAGGGGGCAGCGTGGGGGCCATGATGCAGCAGACGCTGGGTTCCCGGCCGCCGAGCTGCGAGGGGCAGTGCCAGTGGGCGTGCGGCGGCCGCCGGTGCGAGGCCGTGCAGGTGCCCGTCGCTCCGCGCAACCTGGGGCGGCAGCTGAAGAATAGGAAGAAGGAGAAGCGGGCATCGCCGGCGGCAGGGCGAGGAGGGGGCGCGCTGCTGCCGTCCTCGTACGACGAGCACTCCAACTACAAGCCGCTCGGCTGGAGATGCAAGTGCCTCCACTCCTAG